One window of Oscillibacter hominis genomic DNA carries:
- a CDS encoding stalk domain-containing protein: MKKILSLALALVLALALAVPSFAAETTAQKDIQVVLNGESVAFPDAKPELTSGRTMVPYRALMETLGGKVEYVTGGTITCKLGDTTLSFEAGGKVVTKTGADGKSESIQMDVPCYIKAGRTYVPVRFFAQALGYDVFWDSDDRAAVLVDKDALIEEIDKSFTVLNEALAKLASDPNKNYKTTATANIAMTSKDETGAEVKFDMKMDMTMIQDQQSLEMDAKIDMSSLLKEMDLDAAVKSGAMTAEEAEAMRQMLSNITMKMIYDYKNDVIYMNMPLLDAMATEETTVNGETWYKMTLGLGDLSGMKDSSTVGQTIYMMEKMAASLDANAPAQLYDAVKADALAASAFLGDSAYTKVGSSYQWSFDKSKLDSETAALFDDLSMTIKANSDGSMKMTFKMGMTQEGSSVSVSGDGTMTKDSATITMNMDMGEMGTAKITMDMKMAVTTEKPAAVPPAAAQIVDLGSLDAMMNSLAGATGAAA, translated from the coding sequence ATGAAAAAGATCTTATCTCTGGCATTGGCGCTGGTACTGGCCCTTGCGCTGGCGGTACCTTCCTTTGCTGCGGAGACCACTGCCCAGAAGGACATCCAGGTGGTTCTCAACGGCGAGTCGGTCGCCTTCCCCGACGCAAAGCCTGAGTTGACCTCCGGCCGCACCATGGTGCCCTATCGCGCTCTGATGGAGACCCTGGGCGGTAAGGTGGAGTATGTCACCGGCGGCACCATCACCTGCAAGCTGGGCGACACCACGCTGAGCTTTGAGGCCGGCGGCAAGGTGGTCACCAAGACCGGCGCCGACGGCAAGTCCGAGAGCATCCAGATGGATGTCCCCTGCTACATTAAGGCCGGCCGCACCTATGTGCCTGTCCGCTTCTTTGCCCAGGCCCTGGGCTATGACGTGTTCTGGGACAGCGACGACCGCGCTGCGGTCCTGGTGGACAAGGATGCGCTGATCGAGGAAATCGACAAAAGCTTCACCGTGCTCAACGAAGCCCTGGCCAAGCTGGCAAGCGATCCCAACAAGAACTACAAGACCACTGCCACCGCCAACATCGCCATGACCTCCAAGGACGAGACCGGCGCGGAGGTCAAGTTCGACATGAAGATGGATATGACCATGATCCAGGATCAGCAGAGCCTGGAGATGGACGCTAAGATCGATATGTCTTCCCTGCTGAAGGAGATGGATCTGGATGCCGCGGTGAAGAGCGGCGCCATGACCGCTGAGGAAGCCGAGGCCATGCGCCAGATGCTCAGCAACATCACCATGAAGATGATCTATGATTACAAAAACGACGTCATCTACATGAACATGCCCCTGCTGGATGCCATGGCCACTGAGGAGACCACGGTGAACGGCGAGACCTGGTACAAGATGACCCTGGGCCTTGGCGATCTTTCCGGGATGAAGGATTCCAGCACCGTGGGCCAGACTATCTATATGATGGAAAAGATGGCGGCCAGCCTGGACGCCAATGCACCCGCGCAGCTTTATGATGCCGTGAAGGCCGATGCCCTTGCCGCCAGTGCGTTCCTGGGCGACAGCGCCTACACCAAGGTGGGCTCCTCCTATCAGTGGAGCTTTGACAAGTCCAAGCTGGACAGCGAGACCGCGGCATTGTTTGACGACCTGTCCATGACCATCAAGGCCAACAGCGACGGCTCCATGAAGATGACCTTCAAGATGGGTATGACCCAGGAGGGCAGCAGCGTCAGCGTGTCCGGTGACGGCACCATGACCAAGGACTCCGCCACCATCACCATGAACATGGATATGGGTGAGATGGGTACCGCCAAGATCACCATGGACATGAAGATGGCGGTCACCACGGAAAAGCCCGCCGCCGTTCCCCCCGCCGCCGCTCAGATCGTCGACCTGGGCAGCCTGGATGCGATGATGAACTCCCTGGCCGGCGCCACCGGCGCCGCTGCGTAA
- a CDS encoding methionine ABC transporter ATP-binding protein, translating into MIEIRGLCKHFDDFSALEDIHMTMESGKVYGLIGQSGSGKSTLLRCINGLTGYESGSLKVDGVEVSTLSGLEARRFRRDIGMIFQQFSLLKRLSVYDNVALPMRCWKYSKSEIDKRVTELLELVHIADKRDALPTELSGGQKQRVAIARALTMNPKFLLCDEATSALDPNIAETIMDLLSDINQQLGITMIVVTHQLSILKSSCEQVYLLERGRLVAQGDITSLFSTPPEALRRLMGSQEAVEPTGGGTVLRLLPTRQQAAQPILSRMARELGQDFSVLKADREQYRHGAVTYLIIEVPNGLLPQVRDWLKLRQIAWVTEPGGQTGKE; encoded by the coding sequence TTGATAGAAATACGCGGTCTTTGCAAGCATTTTGACGACTTTTCCGCCCTGGAGGACATCCATATGACCATGGAGAGCGGAAAGGTCTACGGCCTTATCGGCCAGAGCGGCTCCGGGAAGTCCACGCTGCTTCGCTGCATCAACGGCCTCACCGGCTATGAAAGCGGCAGCCTGAAGGTGGACGGCGTGGAGGTGTCCACCCTATCCGGGCTGGAGGCCCGCCGGTTCCGCCGGGACATCGGCATGATCTTTCAGCAGTTTTCCCTGCTCAAGCGGCTGAGCGTCTACGACAACGTGGCACTGCCCATGCGGTGCTGGAAATACAGCAAAAGTGAGATCGACAAGCGGGTCACGGAGCTTTTGGAGCTGGTCCACATCGCCGATAAGCGGGACGCCCTGCCCACAGAGCTCTCCGGCGGCCAGAAGCAGCGGGTGGCCATTGCCCGGGCGCTGACGATGAATCCCAAATTCCTACTCTGCGACGAGGCCACCTCCGCCCTGGACCCCAACATTGCGGAAACCATTATGGACCTCCTTTCGGACATCAACCAGCAGTTAGGGATCACCATGATCGTCGTCACCCATCAGCTGTCCATCCTGAAGTCCTCCTGTGAGCAGGTTTATCTTTTGGAGCGGGGCCGCCTGGTGGCCCAAGGGGATATCACCTCCCTCTTCTCCACGCCTCCGGAGGCCCTGCGCCGCCTGATGGGCAGCCAGGAGGCCGTTGAACCCACCGGCGGCGGGACAGTGCTGCGCCTGCTGCCCACCCGTCAGCAGGCGGCCCAGCCCATCCTCTCCCGGATGGCCCGGGAGCTGGGCCAGGACTTCAGCGTCCTGAAGGCGGACAGGGAGCAGTACCGCCACGGCGCGGTCACCTACCTGATCATCGAGGTGCCCAATGGGCTCCTTCCCCAGGTCCGGGACTGGCTGAAGCTCCGGCAGATCGCATGGGTGACGGAGCCCGGCGGGCAGACTGGAAAGGAGTAG
- a CDS encoding DUF169 domain-containing protein, with protein sequence MKEFTVKELADRLSCAIDWPRQAVGVRFLFTKQEFEDAQAIELTKPINYCMMVKSATLGHAVKADASSHRCAAAARALGLELPDESHRSGRRGLAFRLYHDLGTAKYTRDRQTLCDHKAYGVMVKPLSQYADSEEAPHLVLLITSPYYAMRLIQGYTYYYGIQTNFKMSGLQAICSESTAYPYMSNSINLSTLCGGTRLYCKWSDSELAVSIPYSKFPLSVEGLLRTMDLQDSNEKKAVARQKLKANGMEEEFPLQDDFSYCYISSAYE encoded by the coding sequence ATGAAAGAGTTTACTGTCAAAGAGCTTGCGGACCGGCTGAGCTGCGCCATTGACTGGCCCCGCCAGGCGGTCGGCGTCCGCTTCCTGTTCACCAAGCAGGAATTTGAGGACGCGCAGGCCATAGAGCTGACAAAGCCCATCAACTACTGCATGATGGTCAAATCCGCCACATTGGGCCATGCCGTAAAGGCGGATGCCTCCAGCCACCGGTGCGCTGCCGCGGCCCGTGCCCTGGGGCTGGAGCTTCCGGACGAATCCCACCGCAGCGGACGCAGGGGGCTCGCCTTCCGCCTGTACCATGATTTGGGCACCGCAAAGTACACCCGGGACCGCCAGACCCTCTGTGACCACAAGGCATACGGAGTCATGGTCAAGCCCCTCTCCCAGTACGCTGACTCTGAGGAGGCGCCCCACCTGGTCCTCCTCATCACCAGCCCCTATTACGCCATGCGTTTGATTCAGGGCTATACCTATTACTACGGCATCCAGACCAACTTCAAGATGTCCGGCCTTCAGGCGATCTGCTCCGAGTCCACCGCCTATCCCTATATGTCCAACAGCATCAATCTCTCCACGCTGTGCGGCGGAACCCGGCTGTACTGCAAATGGAGCGACAGCGAACTGGCGGTCTCCATCCCCTACAGCAAATTCCCGCTGAGCGTGGAGGGGCTTTTGCGCACCATGGACTTGCAGGACAGCAATGAGAAAAAGGCCGTCGCCCGGCAAAAGCTCAAAGCGAACGGCATGGAGGAGGAATTCCCGCTACAGGACGACTTCTCCTACTGCTACATAAGCTCCGCCTATGAATAA
- a CDS encoding methionine ABC transporter permease: protein MDAELIARFKKYFFGLIEPAIYDTLAMLAATMVLAILFGFLISVVLATTRPGGLKPNRAVYSVLNFLVNFIRSFPIMILIVALLPVTRAVMGTTMGIRGAVFPLTVAATPFMARIFENAMVEVDPQLIEAARSFGASNLQIIFRVMLKEAVPSIVSGTTLATVTYLSATTIAGAIGAGGLGSIAMNYGYHRFDDMVLYTGVVILCILVQLIQLIGNQLYKRL from the coding sequence ATGGACGCAGAACTGATCGCAAGATTCAAGAAATACTTTTTCGGACTCATTGAACCGGCCATCTACGACACATTGGCCATGTTGGCCGCCACCATGGTGCTGGCCATTTTGTTCGGCTTTCTCATCAGCGTGGTGCTGGCCACCACCCGGCCCGGCGGGCTCAAGCCCAACAGGGCCGTCTACTCCGTGCTGAACTTCCTTGTGAACTTCATCCGCTCTTTTCCCATTATGATCCTCATCGTGGCCCTGCTGCCGGTGACCCGGGCCGTCATGGGCACCACCATGGGCATCCGGGGCGCCGTATTCCCCCTGACCGTGGCGGCCACGCCCTTCATGGCCCGGATCTTTGAAAACGCCATGGTGGAGGTGGACCCCCAGCTCATTGAGGCCGCCCGGTCCTTCGGCGCCTCCAACCTTCAGATCATCTTCCGGGTGATGCTGAAAGAGGCCGTCCCATCCATCGTTTCCGGCACCACCCTGGCCACGGTCACCTACCTGTCCGCCACCACCATCGCCGGCGCCATCGGTGCCGGCGGCCTGGGCTCCATTGCCATGAACTACGGATACCACCGCTTTGACGACATGGTGCTCTACACCGGCGTCGTCATATTGTGCATCCTGGTTCAGCTGATCCAGCTGATCGGCAACCAACTTTACAAGCGTCTATAA
- a CDS encoding MetQ/NlpA family ABC transporter substrate-binding protein, with protein MKKMLSLALACIVVLSLSACGNGGGSASSGSASSAGGSASSQPQTIQLGSGGTYADMIEVLAELVADQGYNVEVVLFDSNSGPADACSGGDIDGFIYNHAPWLEQYNLNNNTDLTPVSSLYYGRTALYSAKYTSLDELPDGASIAIPNDSTNMENTLLFLQDLELIELGEKTESFYTTLDVVSNPKNIKFVETEISYTARSIEDCDAVVCPAQYILDTNLDPNVFLAENTAKQGYPIGLTVRAEDADSEWVKALDEALHSDEFRTRFDELYKGTLVLY; from the coding sequence ATGAAAAAAATGCTTTCTCTTGCCCTGGCTTGTATTGTGGTACTTTCCCTGAGCGCCTGCGGAAACGGCGGTGGCTCCGCCTCCTCCGGGAGCGCTTCCTCCGCCGGCGGCAGCGCCTCCTCCCAGCCTCAGACCATCCAGCTGGGCAGCGGCGGCACCTATGCGGACATGATTGAGGTCCTGGCTGAGCTGGTGGCCGACCAGGGATACAACGTGGAGGTAGTCCTCTTTGACTCCAACTCCGGCCCGGCCGACGCCTGCAGCGGCGGTGACATCGACGGGTTCATCTACAACCACGCCCCCTGGCTGGAGCAGTACAACCTGAACAACAACACAGACCTCACTCCGGTGAGCTCTTTGTACTATGGCCGCACCGCCCTCTACTCCGCCAAGTACACCTCTTTGGACGAGCTGCCCGACGGTGCTTCCATTGCCATTCCCAACGACTCCACCAACATGGAGAACACGCTGCTGTTTCTCCAGGATCTGGAGCTCATTGAGTTAGGGGAGAAGACCGAGAGCTTCTACACCACCCTGGACGTGGTCAGCAACCCCAAAAACATCAAGTTCGTGGAGACTGAAATTTCCTACACCGCCCGCAGCATCGAAGACTGCGATGCCGTGGTCTGCCCCGCCCAGTACATTCTGGACACCAACCTGGACCCCAATGTGTTTTTGGCGGAAAACACAGCCAAGCAGGGCTATCCCATCGGCCTGACCGTGCGCGCCGAGGACGCGGACAGCGAGTGGGTGAAGGCATTGGACGAGGCGCTGCACTCCGACGAGTTCCGCACCCGGTTCGACGAGTTATACAAAGGAACCCTGGTGCTGTATTGA